acacagggacactggggggacATCAGGGAGATACGGGGACACCACGGGGGACATGGGAACACCGGGGGGATACGGAGGACACCAGGGGGACACGGGAACATGGGGGACATGAGGGGACATAGAGGGACATGGGGGAGGGTTCCCTCTCGGGTTTGGGGGTTCCCTGCCGGGCTTTGGGGCTCCTGTCGGGGGTTCCCTTTTGGGGTCTGGGGTTCCCTTTTGGGGTGGGGGTTCCATTTTGGGGTCTGGGGGTTCCCTTTTGGAGTTTGGGGTTCCCTTTTGGGGTGGGGGTTccattttggggtttgggggttccCTTTCGGGGTGGAGGGTCCCTGCCGGGGTTTCGGGGTTCCCCGGCAGGGTTTTGGGGTTCCCTTTTGGGGTCTGGGGGTTCCCTCTCGGGTTTGGAGGTTCCTTGCCAGGCTTTGGGGCTCCTGTCGGAGGTTCccttttggggtttggggttccCTTTTGGGGTGGGTGTTCCATTTTGGGGTTTCGGGTTCccttttggggtttgggggttccCTTTTGGGGTCTGGGGGTTCCCTCTCGGGTTTGGGGGTTCCTTGCCAGGCTTTGGGGCTCCTGTCGGAGGTTCccttttggggtttggggttccattttggggttttggggttcccTTTTGGAGTCTGGGGGCTCCCTGCCGGTTTCGGGGCTCCCCGGCGGGTTTCGGGGGGCTCAGGCCGTGCCCCCCCCAGCCGACTCCACGGGCACGCACTCGCTGTACACCACCTACCACGGCTACGAGGTGATGTTCCACGTCAGCACCATGCTGCCCTTCACCCCCCGCAACCCCCAGCAGGTACCGcccggggggtcccgggggtcccgggggggtCACAGAGAGGTCACGAGGTCACGGGAGGTCACGGGGGTCCGCAGGGGTTGGGGGTCCCAGCAGGAACCGGGAGCTCTGGGGGGTTGTGGGAGCTGAGGGGTCCCTTGGAGACCCCCCGGGACAGTTCGGGGGGCTCTGATCTTCCTCTGGATCCCCCAGTGACAATTTTGGGGGGCTCTGACCCCCCACAGTGACAGTTTTGGGGGGCTCTGATTCCCTTCTGGACCCCCCCCAGTGAGTTTTGGGGGTCTCTGGTCCCACCCAGTGACAGTTTTGGGGGTCTCTGGTCCCACCCAGTGACAATTTTGGGGACTCCAATCCCCCTTTGGACCCTCCTGTGACATTTTGGGGGGCTCTGACCCCCCCAGTAACAATTTTGGGGGGCTCTGGTCACCCTCTGACCCCCCCCCAGTGACAATTTTGGGGGTCTCTGACCCCCAACAGTGACAATTTGGGGGGTCTCTGGACCTCCCCAGTGACAATTTTGGGgctccccctcctctcctctcccccctCAGCTGCTGCGGAAGCGTCATATCGGCAACGATATCGTGACAATCGTGTTCCAGGAGCCGGGGGCGCGCCCCTTCTCCCCGCGCGCGCTCCGCAGCCACTTCCAGCACGTGTTCCTGGTGGTGCGCGTGCACGAGCCCGGCACCCCCAAAACCGCCTACAGGTGACCCCCCGGGGGGCTGCCACAGGGGGTCCCCAGGGGATGGGGGGTCCCCTGAGAGCCTCAAAAACACCCCCAGGATCCCAAATTTGGGGTGAAATCCCTCCCCAGGTAACACCGAGACCCCAAAATTTGGGGTGaaaatgtccccaaacccccaaatttggggttaaaccccccaaaataacACCGACACCCCAAAATTTGGGGTGAAACCCCCCAAATTTGGGGTTAAATCCCCCCAAAATAACACCGACACCCCAAAATTTGGGGTGAAACCCCCCAAATTTGGGGTTAAATCCCCCCATGATAACACCGACACCCCaaaatttcctcttaaaatgtcccccaaaccccaaaatttggGGTGaaaatgtccccaaacccccaaatttgGGGTGAAATCCCCCCAAAATAACACCGACACCCCCGAATTTGCCTTTAAATTATCCCCCAAACCTCCAAATTGGGGTGAACCTCCTCAAAATATCACCGACACCCCCGAATATGGGGTGaaaatgtccccaaacccccaaatttggggtcaaatcccccccaaaatccctccAGAGCCCTCAAATTTGGGCTGCATCAAATCCGAGGGGGTCCCGAGGGGATGGGGGGTCCCCCGAGAGCCTCAAAAACACCCCCAGGATCCCAAATTTGGGGTGAAATCCCTCCCCAGGTAACTCCGAGACCCCAAAATTTGGGGTGaaaatgtccccaaacccccaaatttgGGGTGAAAAtgtccccaaacccacaaatttGGGGttaaaccccccaaaataacACCGACACCCCAAAAATTGGGGtgaaaacccccaaatttggggttaaatcccccccaaaataaCACCGACACCCCCAAATTTGGGGTTAAATCCCCCCAAAATAACACCGACACCCCAAAAATTCTCTTaaaatgtccccaaacccccaaatttggggttaaacccccccaaaataacACCGACACCCCCAAATTTGGGGTTAAATCCCCCCAAAATAACACCGACACCCCAAAAATTCTCTTaaaatgtccccaaacccccaaatttgCGGTGAAATTCCCCCCAGGTAACACCGAGACCCCAAAATTTGGGGTGAAAAggtccccaaacccccaaatttgGGGTGCCTTAAACACATCCgcctatattttattttattttattttattttattttattttattttattttactttttttaatttttttattttaatttttattaatttttatttttattattttttcttgttcttttcttttaatttaatttttatttgatttcattttccttttttaaaaattttttattattttattttcttttcattcccttttcattttattttacttccttttatttatttcatggtattttcttctcatttttcttgtttcattttattttctttccattcgatcccatttaaattttattttccattttatttgaaGCCAACTCAACTTCGTTTAACCTCTACTTCcacttcatttcatttcatttaatcTAGACGAACTTAAATTCATGAAAACCCACGAAAACGaattaaaactttaaatattttttcttttttaccttacactaaatttttcatttttccccttttcatcCCACCCCATCCAACTCAATTTCGTTCCACCTCTACCCATTTCAACTCATTCAAATCCGCTGCAAttccctgcaaaaaaaaaaaaaaaaaattcctttcattccattttatttcaaaattcactcacatttttttttttaaattttaatttaaatttatattaatttttttccagcgTCGCCGTGGTCCGCCCGGATGACACCCCACCCTTCGGCCCGCCCCTAGAAGCCGGACAGCGCTTTTtggggggctcggggctgcgCCCCTTTCTGCTGGCCAAGGCCATTAACGGCGAGAACGCGGCGGCGCTCGGGGGTCGCCTGGGGGCGATGGCTGCGCGCACCCGCCGCCAGTACCTCCACGAGCTGCTCCGCGGACACGCGGGGGGCACCCCACTCCCCGCGACCCCCCGCGGGCTCCCCACCCTCGGGGGGCTTCGCTGGGGGGCGCCCGGAGCGGCGACAGCGGGGGGAGGGGCGGCGGTGGTGGCGGGGGCTTTGGTTTGGGGGGCGAGGGTGAggggggaggggcgggggggagGGGCGGGGGAGGTGCCGTGTCTGCTCGGCGTGGCCACCGAGAGGCTCGTGGTGGTCGCCGtcagggatttggggagagGTGACCCCCGAAATcggggagggggaggggaggtgGGGGGGAATGCGTGTCTCGGGGAGGTGCCCGGGAAGGAGGGGGGGGGTCGTCACTTCATCTGGGGGGGTCGCCACTTCTCCCGCGGGGGTCGCCACTTCATCTAAGGGGGTCGCCACGTCTTCTGGGGTGGTCGTCACTTCATCTAAGGGGGTCGCCACGTCTTCTGGGGTGGTCGCCACTTCATCTGGGGGGGTCGCCACTTCATCTGGGGGGGTCGCCACTTCATCTAAGGGGGTCGCCACGTCTTCTGGGGTGGTCGTCAACTCTTCTGGGGTGGTCGCCACTTCACCGGGGGTGGTCGCCCCCTCTCCGGGGGTGGTCGCCCCCTCTCCGGGGGTGGTCTCCGGGCCCCTGTTCAGCTGCGCCTGCCGGGAcgtgctgggctgggctttcTCCGAGGGGCGCCTGGAGATTTTCCATGGGGGGGGTCAGTGGCTGGAGCTGCGCCTGCCCCACGGCGCTGCCCCACAGGTGGTGGCCAGGCTGCAGGTGAGGGGGGGatgggggggtttggggggggtttgggggggtcaGACACATGGGGGGGGTCCTATGGGGCTCGGACAGGCCATGGGGTGACCATGGGGTGGCCATGGGGTGGCCATGGGGTCATCATCCCCCCGCGCGGGTCCCCCAAGGTCCACCCGAGGTGGTGACACAGGGGGCGGGGGTCCCCTGAGCCTTGTGTCCCCACCACAAGCAGTGACACGGGGGGGTCCCCATGTCCCTGACCCTTGTCCCCTTGTCCCCCCTCGGTGACAGACGGTGACagggggggctctggggggggggggtcccCATGTCCTTGACCCTTGTCCCCCCTCGGTGAAAGACGGTGACAGGGGGGTCCCTGGGGGGCTCGGGGAGGGGGGTCCCCATGTCCTTGACCCTGTGTCCCCCCTCACAAGCGATGACAGGGGTCTCTGGGGGTGTCTCTGGGGGTCCCCACGTCCCTGACCCTGTATCCCCTTGTGTCCCCCCGGTGACAGGCGGTGACAGGGGGGTCCCTGGGGTCTCTCCGTGGGTCTCTCTGTGGGGTCCCCACGTCCCTGaccctgtgtccccaccccaCAAGCGATGACAGGGGGTCTCCGTGGGTCTCTCTGTGGGTCTCTCTGGGGGTCCCCACGTCCCTGACCctgtgtccccgctgtccccaggccGTGACCCGCGGCTGTGAGGTGCAggagctggccctgcccagaggGGCCGGGGGTCGCCGGGGGTTCCGCGTGGACCCCTCGGGGGTGGTCACGGCCGTGACCCGCTTCTCGTTCGCCGAGACCGCGGGGCTGCGGCCGGGGGCGCGCCTCCTGCGCGTGGGTCGCTGTCCCCTGCCCCGAGGGGACACCCGAAAGCTGCGGGAGCTGCTGCGGAGACCCTCGGGTCCCCTGACCCTGCTGCCCCCCGACCGCGACGGGCGGCCACggaggtggggctgggggtttgggggggtttggggggatttggggggatttggggattgaggggaggggacagtgtCCCCCCGTGTCtccagtgtcccctctgtgtccccagtgtccctccAGTGTCCCCGTGTGTCCTcagtgtcccccgtgtccccagtaTCCCCAGTATTGCCAGtgttcccagtgtccccagtattcccagtgttcccagtgtccccccgtgtccccagtgtcccctcagtgttcccagtgtcccctccagTGTCCACCCAAGGTCCTCAGTGTCCCCTTGTGTCCTccttgtccccagtgtcccctcagtgtcccctcagtgtcccctgtgtccccagtgtccccagtaTTCCCAatgtccccggtgtccccagtgtccccactgtcctccctgtccccagtgtcccctcagtgttcccagtgtcccccgtgtccccaatGCCCCCAGTGCCCCCTCAGTatccccggtgtcccctcagtgttcccctgtgtccccagtaTCCCCAGTATTCCCAatgtccccggtgtccccagtgtccccaatgcCCCCAGTGTCCCTCCAGTGTCTCCCCGTatccccggtgtcccctcagtgtcccccgtgtccccagtgtccccaatgtcccccgtgtcccctcaggaGTTTCTCGGAGCTCTACGCCCGCTCGCTGGAGCAGGGTCGGGGtcaccccagccctggggaccccGGCGGTGACATCGGCGACACCAGCAGCGACTCGGGGGACGACAGCGACACGgggggggctccgggggggCTTCCCCCCGCCACCCTGCGGCTGCTGGACGAGGAGAGCACCCCCTTCGTGGGGACCCCCGAACCCCCGGCGGGCGCCGCCCCCAGCCCGTGGGTGACACCCCCCGAACCCTGgggacccccaaaccccccccgGAGCCCCCATCGGTGTCACCTGTCGCCCCCCAGACCCGCCCTGGCGGACCCCACCCcggacctgctgctgccacatcacagccccggcccggccggtGACACGGTGAGTCGCCTACGTGtcaccctgtgtcccctcagtgtcccctcatgTCCCCTCAATGtcctcccgtgtcccctcatgtccctcagtgtccctcagtgtccctcagtgtcctccactgtgtccctcagtgtccctAAGTGTCCCCCCCatgtccctcagtgtcccctcagtgtccccccgtgtgcctcagtgtcccctcatgTCTCCTCAATGTCCCCTCATgttcccccatgtcccccccACGTCCTCTCAatgtccccccgtgtccctcaATGTCCCCCCCGTGTCCTTCAGTGTCCCCTCATGTCCCCCAAGTGTCACTCATTTTCCTCAGTGTCCCCTAATATCCCCTCAATACcccccccatgtcccctcagtgtccccccgtgtcccctcctcggtgtccccgtgtcccctctgaccccccccgtgtccccagggtccCCCCCCGGATCTCGCTGCTCCCGCGGCGCCccccgagcccggcccggccctggGCCCCTCGCTGCGACATTCCCTGGGCAGGCGTGAGTGGCTttgtcccctccgtgtcccctctgtgtcccctgtgtcccctccatccatccctcctcccctggggggtgtcccctgtcccctgcgggtgtccccaaagcccctcGGGATCTTCCTTGTCCAGGGAAATGTTCCCTGggggtgtcccctgtgtccctccctTCACCTGGGGGTGTCCCCAAACCTGTCGCCGTGTCCCCTGGGGGTGTCCCCTGGGGGTGTCCCATCCTTTGGATGTGTCCCCAACCCGTTCCCGTGTCCCCTGAAGTGCCCCCATCCCCTGGGGGTGTCCCTATCCCTTGGAGGTGTCCCCATCCTTTGGAGGTGTCCCCAAacccatcccctgtcccctgagGGTGTCCCCTGaagtgtccccatccccggtGAGTGTCCCCAAacctgtccccatgtcccctaggggtgtccccatccctcggggctgtcccctgtccccttgGAGATGTCCCCAAacccatcccctgtcccctggggctgtcccacCCCTGCTGGGGGGGTCCCCCACTgttgtccccgtgtccccccccgtgtcccctcagtgctGTCGGGGTCTGGGGACCCCCAGGAGGACGAGTGGGATGTCATCGCCCGTCTGGCCACAGCCTGCAGCGGGCTGCTGGAGGCCATCGCCCGGGGCGGTGAGGGGGCTttgggggggctggggggaatcttgggggtttggggatggTTTGGGGGTCCTGAAGGCCACCACTGGGGGACCGAGGGGGCTCCAGGGGAatttgggggtggggggcagGTCCTGGGGGGTTCTGGGGTGATTTGGGGGTGGTTTGGGGGTCCTGAAGGCCACCACTGGGGGACCGAGGGGGCTCCAGGGGAatttgggggtggggggcagGTCCTGGGGGGTTCTGGGGTGATTTGGGGGTGGTTTGGGGGTCATGAAGGCCACCACTGGGGGGATtccggggggatttggggggattttgaGGGTTCTGGAGGCCCATTGCTGGGGGTcggggtggatttggggggtccTGGACACCATCACTGAGGGGATTcttgggggtttgggggggctctgggtgggttttgggggggggctGGAGGGTCCTGGAGGCCATCGCCCGGGGCGGtgagggggatttggggggctttgggggggGCTGGAAGGGTtttggggggcgggggggaatCTTAGGGGTTTGGGGTCCTGAAGACCACCGCTGGGGGAATTCTGGGGTGATTTGGGGGGATTTAAAAGGTCCTGGAGGCCCATTGCTGGGGAAatgagggggtttggggggtcctGGGCACCATCACTGAGGGGATtctggggggtttgggggggctctgggtgtgttttggggggctgggggattcagggggggtttggggggctctgggtgtgttttggggggctggggggTCCTGGAGGCTATCCCTGGGGGAGTTCGGGGGGGTTTAAGAGGGTCcgggtgggttttggggggctctgCGTGGGTTTggggggggctgggggggcttggggggctggggggtctgggtgggtttggggagactgagggggtttggggggttttggggggccCTGGGTGGGTTTTGAGGGGGCTGAGGGGTATCactgggggggtttggggggtcctGGAGTTCTTTGCCGGAGCGTGAGGCACAAGCAGAGATCGGGGTGGGGTGAATTTGGGGGATCAAAGCGAttttggggggctgcagggactcGAAGGATTTTGGGGGGGCTGCGAACGGTGACGATCGGCATTGGGGGGATCTCAGGACCCCCCAATTTGGGGTCTGaccccccccaaaccccccccaaaccccccatCAGGGCATCAACTCCGGGAGCTCCCCACCATCGGGGTCCAGCAGAGCCCGAGCCCGGCGCCCCCCCAGGATGAGTAcggaggggatttgggggggctgggggggtttggggggtcccCAGGGGGGTCCCCAGGAGGGTCCCAGCCCCCCCCGTGCCCCTCCCCCCCGCAGGACCCAGAGCCTCTCGGAGAAAGTGGCGCAACTGGAGACGGCGCTGAGGCGGCTGCAGGAGGATCTGCAGGAggtggggggcactggggggcactggggggcactggggaggactgggagggactgggaggggactgggagggactggggggGACTGGGGGGGACTGGGGGATACTGGGAGGGGACTGGGGGGgactgggggacactgggggacattGGGGGGACTGAGAGGGGACTGGGGGGAATTGAAGGGacactgggagggactgggggatactgggaggggactggggggcactgggggggcattggggggcactggggggcactgggggggaCTGGGGGGGACTGGAGGGGACTGGGGAGGActgggaggggactggggaggactgggagggactgggagggactgggagggCACTGGTGGGGACTGAGGGGGaactggggggcactgggaggggactggaggggactgggagggactggaGGGGACTGGGCGGGGACTGGAggggactgggagggactgggggaTACTGGGAGGGACTGAGGGGgactggggggcactggggggggACTGGGGGGGCACTGGGGGAAGCAGAAGGGGCTGATCTGAGGGGTCTCTGTGGGGCAGGGTCTCACCCGGGGCTCGCTATGGGGCAGACGTTGATCCGGGGGTCGCTATGGGGCAGGGATTGATCCATGGGGCAGGGATTGATCCGTGGGTCGCTATGGGGCAGGGGTCGCTATGGGGTCGCTATGGGGCAGATGCTGATCCGTGGGTCGCTATGGGGCCGGGGTCGCTATGGGGTCGCTGTGGGGCAGACGCTGACCCGGGGGTCGCTATGGGTCGCGATGGGGCCGGGGTTGATCCGTGGCTCGCTGTGGGGCAGGGGTCGCTATGGGGTCTCTATGGAACAGGGATTGATCCATGGGGCGGACGTTGATCCGTGGGTCGCTATGGGGCAGACGCTGATCCATGGGTCGCTGTGGGGTCGCTATGGGGCAGGGATTGATCCATGGGTCGCTATGGGGCAGGGGTCGCTATGGGGTCGCTATGGGGCAGACGCTGACCCGGGGGTCGCTATGGGGCAGACGCTGACCCGGGGGTCGCTATGGGCTCGCTGTGGGGCAGACTCTGACCCAGGGGTCGCTATGGGGCAGACGCTGATCCGGGGGTCGCTATGGGGCAGGGATTGATCCGGGGGTCGCTATGGGGCAGACGCTGACCTGGGGGTCGCTATGGGGCAGGGGTCGCTATGGGGTCGCTGTGGGGCAGACTCTGACCCGGGGGTCGCTATGGGGCAGACGCTGATCCATGGGTCGCTATGGGGTCGCTATGGGGCAGACGCTGACCCGGGGGTCGCTATGGGGCAGGGATTGATCTGTGGGTCGCTATGGGGCAGGGTCACGAGGCGCAGCAGCGGCTCCGGGCTGAGCTCCGCGGGCTCCGGCGGCTGCAGCGGGACGGGGACAGCGAACGGCGGGGGGGGCGGCGTGCGACCCCCGGGGGACCCCGAGAGCCCCTGAGACCCCCGAGACCCCCGGGGACCCCCCGAGACCACCCAGGGACCCCTGAGACCCCCGGGGACCCCTGAGACCCCCGGGGGACCCCGAGAGCCCCTGAGACCCCGGGGACCCCCGGGGACCCCCCGAGACCACCCAGGGACCCCTGAGACCCCCGGGGACCCCTGAGACCCCCGGGGGACCCCGAGAGCCCCTGAGACCCCCGAGACCCCCGGGGACCCCTGAGACCACCCACCTCCCTCCCGGGGGACCCCCGAGAGCCACTGAGAGCCCTGGGGACCCCCTCGGGGACCCCCTGAGACCCCCGGGGACCCCCCGAGAGTCcccccagggacccccaaacctcccccttGGGGACCCCCGGATgccccctcccccctcccccctttCTGTGGGACCCCGCAGGACTCGGGGACCCCCCCCCCGGGCACAAGGTGGCACGGCCAGGTGGGCACGCGGACGGCCCTTGCACACTCACCCCTTGCACACTCACCCCCGGCTCACACTCACCCCGTGCCCCCCCTTTGCACACTCACCCCTTGCACACTTGTCCTGTGCCCCCTCGTGCCCCTCCCCCCCCCGCCGTGTGTCCCCCACTGACTGTGAACGTGAAGCTGTGACACCCCCGAATGTCCCCACCCCCCACCGTGTGACACTGGAacacccccccacacacacacacccgtGTGACAATGTGGCACTGGAACCTCCTGGGTGACACTGGAgtccctcccccacccccccgtgtgtcccctcctgtgtgACATTGTCCCCTCCCGTGTGTCCCCCCATTGTGACCCCCCCAGGTGACACTGGAGTCCCCCCCCGTGTGACAGTGTGGCACTGGACCCCCCCACCCGTGTGTCCCCTCCTATGTGGCATTGTCCCCTCCCGTGTGTCCCCCCCTTGTCCCCTCCCCGCCCTCGAGGGGGACGCGCCGGGacccccccgggaccccccagCAATAAAACCCCTCCGGCGGCCCCGACCAGACTGCGGCTCCTCCCAGTTCATCCCAGTACAGACCAGTACACCCCAGTACACCCCAGTACATCCCAGTTCATCCCAGTACAGACCAGTTCACCCCAGTACACCCCAGTTCACCCCAATacaccccagtgctgcccagtgctccccagTTCATCCCAGTTCATCCCAGTACAGCCCAATCCATCCCAGTTCACCCCAGTACCCTATTCCCATTCCcgccccattccctgccccacagaCCCCATCAatccccagccccacatccctcGGGCTGTCCCGGCAGTGGGGCGGGGGTCACTTGGGGGGCTCGGTGGGGCTCGGTGGGGCTCAGTGGGGCTCGATGGGGCTCGGTGGGGCTCGGTGGGGCTCAGTGGGGCTCGGTGGGGCTCGGTGGGGCTCGGTGGGGCTCAGTGGGGCTCGGTGGGGCTCGGGGGGGCTCAGTGGGGCTCGGTGGGGCTCAGTGGGGCTCGGTGGGGCTCGGTGAGGCTCAGTGGGGCTCGATGGGGCTCGGTGGGGCTCGGTGGGGCTCAGTGGGGCTCAGTGGGGCTCGATGGGGCTCGGTGGGGCTCGGTGGGGCTCAGTGGGGCTCAGTGGGGCTCGGTGGGGCTCGGTGGGGCTCGGTGGGGCTCGGTGGGGCTCAGTGGGGCACGGGAACGGGAATTCCCCACGGCGGCGACCCCCAAATTCCGCCCCCCAGGGAACCGCGGCGCCGGTGGCTCCTCCCCACGGGTGACACGCGGGTGGcgctggggacacgggacactgcggggggggacacggggacactgtggggacacgg
The window above is part of the Sylvia atricapilla isolate bSylAtr1 unplaced genomic scaffold, bSylAtr1.pri scaffold_181_arrow_ctg1, whole genome shotgun sequence genome. Proteins encoded here:
- the SIPA1 gene encoding LOW QUALITY PROTEIN: signal-induced proliferation-associated protein 1 (The sequence of the model RefSeq protein was modified relative to this genomic sequence to represent the inferred CDS: deleted 1 base in 1 codon), translated to MQSDDLFLRKMRGPLARPPPATPAVLGGVPSPPPSPGRAAPRQRSGSEVTQGRPSEDGGSPRCRTQSHEEGSGLGGSPTSPRFRDPLLLLGLAAGGGDPDFFPRPPWSPLLAHYDVQSILFDPTEPPPGPPGLISGASAAHLEPEEPPASPLNAPGPEVLVLSCPRFCCETGGEQEPAWGGTQGWSPNPPGPGQLPNAAVAVLEEPPAGARPPHPIEHSDEGAEYYRKYFYGKEHHNLLGEDPRLGPVAVSLRREEKEGPRPQVLHRIIVRTCQLRTLRASVLEEALPPGAAPPGARGVPPRKLLELLLPGLAVGGLRLAPSPAVQETLLKLDEQGVSRQRKVGVLYCRAGQGSEEEMYNNEGPGPAFEQFLALLGTRVRLRGFGGYRAQLDTRTDSTGTHSLYTTYHGYEVMFHVSTMLPFTPRNPQQLLRKRHIGNDIVTIVFQEPGARPFSPRALRSHFQHVFLVVRVHEPGTPKTAYSVAVVRPDDTPPFGPPLEAGQRFLGGSGLRPFLLAKAINGENAAALGGRLGAMAARTRRQYLHELLRGHAGGTPLPATPRGRGGVVTSSGGVATSPAGVATSSKGVATSSGVVVTSSKGVATSSGVVATSSGGVATSSGGVATSSKGVATSSGVVVNSSGVVATSPGVVAPSPGVVAPSPGVVSGPLFSCACRDVLGWAFSEGRLEIFHGGGQWLELRLPHGAAPQVVARLQAVTRGCEVQELALPRGAGGRRGFRVDPSGVVTAVTRFSFAETAGLRPGARLLRVGRCPLPRGDTRKLRELLRRPSGPLTLLPPDRDGRPRRSFSELYARSLEQGRGHPSPGDPGGDIGDTSSDSGDDSDTGGAPGGLPPATLRLLDEESTPFVGTPEPPAGAAPSPWVTPPEPWGPPNPPRSPHRCHLSPPRPALADPTPDLLLPHHSPGPAGDTGPPPDLAAPAAPPEPGPALGPSLRHSLGRLLSGSGDPQEDEWDVIARLATACSGLLEAIARGGHQLRELPTIGVQQSPSPAPPQDETQSLSEKVAQLETALRRLQEDLQEGHEAQQRLRAELRGLRRLQRDGDSERRGGRRATPGGPREPLRPPRPPGTPRDHPGTPETPGDP